One genomic window of Nakamurella panacisegetis includes the following:
- the sqr gene encoding type III sulfide quinone reductase, selenoprotein subtype has translation MKRLVVVGGGTAGTMIVNKLRRELKTDDWEIAVIDRDDVHPYQPGYLFLPFGVYSAAQVSRSRHTFLPDGVNFVIGDVDRVDADGNCVILADGRQVPYDYLVIASGATPRPDQTEGMLGPQWRESIFDFYSFDGAQALAGALEKFDGGRFVVHITDMPIKCPVAPLEFTFLSDAYFRQRGIRDRVEMVYVTPLSGAFTKPISSAHLGSMLHDRNIAVETDFLVERIDSTSKSLVSYDERTVPFDLLVTIPLNMGAEFVSRSGLGDDLNYVPVDKHTLLSTVHPNIFAVGDASDIPASKAGSVAHFAVDIFVGNFLQHIAGKKMTGSFDGHANCFIESGDGKGLLIDFNYDTEPLPGKYPVPVVGPFSLLKETRANHLGKLAFRWMYWNVLLPGRPLPLPDKMSMVGKKNET, from the coding sequence GTGAAGCGACTAGTAGTTGTGGGTGGTGGCACGGCCGGCACCATGATCGTCAACAAACTGCGCCGTGAACTGAAGACGGACGACTGGGAGATCGCGGTGATCGACCGGGATGACGTTCACCCCTACCAGCCGGGATATCTGTTCCTTCCCTTCGGCGTCTATTCGGCCGCGCAGGTGAGCCGGTCCCGTCACACCTTTCTGCCCGACGGCGTCAATTTTGTCATCGGCGACGTCGACCGTGTCGACGCCGACGGGAACTGCGTCATCCTGGCCGATGGGCGGCAGGTGCCCTATGACTATCTGGTCATCGCCTCCGGCGCCACCCCCCGGCCCGACCAGACCGAGGGAATGCTAGGGCCGCAATGGCGGGAGAGCATCTTCGACTTCTACAGCTTCGACGGGGCGCAGGCCCTGGCCGGTGCGCTCGAGAAATTCGACGGCGGCCGTTTCGTGGTGCACATCACCGACATGCCGATCAAATGCCCGGTCGCCCCGCTGGAGTTCACCTTCCTGTCCGATGCCTACTTCCGGCAGCGCGGGATCCGGGACCGGGTGGAAATGGTCTATGTGACGCCGCTGTCGGGAGCATTCACCAAGCCAATCTCGTCGGCCCATCTCGGATCCATGCTGCACGACCGGAACATCGCGGTCGAGACCGACTTCCTGGTCGAGCGGATCGATTCGACGTCGAAGTCGCTGGTCTCCTACGATGAGCGGACCGTTCCCTTCGACCTGCTGGTCACCATTCCCCTGAACATGGGGGCCGAATTCGTGTCCCGCTCGGGTCTCGGCGACGACCTGAACTACGTCCCGGTCGACAAGCACACCTTGCTGTCCACCGTGCACCCCAACATCTTCGCGGTCGGGGACGCCTCGGACATTCCCGCCTCCAAAGCCGGGTCGGTGGCCCACTTCGCCGTTGACATCTTCGTGGGCAACTTCCTTCAGCACATCGCCGGAAAGAAGATGACCGGATCGTTCGACGGTCACGCGAACTGCTTCATCGAATCCGGCGACGGCAAGGGCCTGCTGATCGACTTCAATTATGATACCGAACCGCTGCCGGGCAAGTACCCGGTCCCGGTCGTGGGACCATTCAGCCTCCTCAAGGAGACGCGCGCAAACCACCTGGGCAAGCTGGCGTTCCGTTGGATGTACTGGAACGTCCTGCTCCCCGGACGACCCCTACCACTGCCGGACAAGATGTCGATGGTCGGCAAGAAGAACGAGACGTGA
- a CDS encoding PIG-L family deacetylase: MRSGGVDHPVATALPNWGCVLAVVAHPDDESFGLGAILDAFRTNGTRTAVLCLTHGEVSTLRSDTGVLAELREREFGAAAELLGVGWVALRDYPDGGLPQVSPGLLSGEAAAAVAAVEADGLLVFDPGGVTGHPDHAASTAAALRAAAELDLPVLGWTLPDDVAAQLNRELGATFAGHRPDDIDIALPVTRARQLAASAAHVSQAIPTSVLWRRLALLGGTEHLRWLRPPGLNGTGTVAGPPQAGPPHAGPPQAGPPQGGS; this comes from the coding sequence ATGCGCTCCGGCGGTGTCGACCACCCGGTCGCGACGGCCTTGCCGAACTGGGGCTGCGTGCTGGCCGTGGTTGCCCATCCCGATGACGAGTCCTTCGGGCTCGGCGCGATTCTGGACGCCTTCAGGACGAACGGGACCCGGACCGCGGTGCTGTGTCTCACTCACGGTGAGGTATCCACCCTGCGTAGCGACACCGGGGTGCTGGCCGAGTTGCGCGAGCGTGAGTTCGGTGCCGCCGCCGAGTTGCTGGGCGTGGGCTGGGTTGCCCTGCGCGACTACCCGGATGGGGGTCTGCCACAGGTGTCGCCAGGCTTGTTGTCCGGTGAGGCGGCGGCCGCCGTGGCCGCCGTCGAAGCCGACGGTCTCCTGGTCTTCGACCCCGGTGGCGTGACCGGCCACCCGGACCACGCCGCGAGCACGGCGGCGGCATTGCGGGCGGCCGCCGAACTCGACCTCCCCGTCCTGGGGTGGACGCTGCCGGACGACGTGGCCGCGCAGCTCAATCGGGAGCTGGGCGCCACGTTCGCGGGTCACCGGCCGGACGACATCGATATCGCGTTGCCGGTGACCCGCGCACGTCAGCTCGCGGCAAGTGCGGCTCACGTGAGCCAGGCGATCCCGACCAGCGTGCTGTGGCGACGGCTGGCCCTGCTCGGCGGGACCGAGCACCTGCGCTGGCTCCGGCCGCCCGGTCTCAACGGCACGGGCACCGTCGCCGGCCCACCGCAGGCCGGCCCACCGCACGCCGGCCCACCGCAGGCCGGCCCACCGCAGGGCGGCTCCTGA
- the fdhA gene encoding formaldehyde dehydrogenase, glutathione-independent, translating to MTANRAVTYQGPMKVMVENIDYPTFELRDGPGVNPANVGRKVPHGAILKVVTTNICGSDQHMVRGRTTAPEGLVLGHEITGEVVEVGPGVEFVKVGDLCSVPFNIACGRCKNCKEGKTGICLNVNPDRPGSAYGYVDMGGWVGGQADYVLVPYADWNLLVFPDKDQAMEKITDLTMLSDIFPTGFHGAYTAGTKTGSTVYVAGAGPVGLAAAVSAQLLGASAVLVADLNQDRLEQARRIGCETVDVSKGDPRDQIEQILGVPEVDCGVDAVGFEAHGHGKDSGTEAPATVLNSLMEVTAAGGALGIPGLYVTGDPGAGDEAAKIGSLSIRLGLGWAKSHSFTTGQCPVMKYHRGLMNAILADKVHIGDAVNATVIGLDDAPRGYADFDSGVAKKFVLDPHNSTGRVKAA from the coding sequence ATGACTGCCAACCGCGCCGTTACCTACCAGGGACCGATGAAGGTCATGGTGGAGAACATCGACTATCCGACGTTCGAGCTCAGGGACGGGCCAGGCGTGAATCCCGCCAACGTCGGTCGCAAGGTCCCCCATGGCGCAATCTTGAAGGTGGTCACAACCAACATCTGCGGATCCGACCAGCACATGGTGCGCGGCCGGACCACGGCCCCGGAGGGCCTGGTCCTCGGCCACGAGATCACCGGCGAAGTGGTGGAGGTGGGTCCCGGGGTCGAGTTCGTGAAGGTCGGCGACCTCTGCTCGGTTCCGTTCAACATCGCATGCGGGCGCTGCAAGAACTGCAAGGAGGGCAAGACGGGAATCTGCCTGAACGTAAATCCTGACCGTCCCGGCTCCGCCTACGGCTACGTCGACATGGGCGGCTGGGTCGGCGGGCAAGCGGACTACGTGCTGGTGCCGTACGCCGACTGGAACCTGTTGGTGTTCCCGGACAAGGACCAAGCCATGGAGAAGATCACCGACCTCACCATGCTGTCCGACATCTTCCCGACCGGATTCCACGGCGCCTATACGGCGGGCACCAAGACCGGTTCTACGGTGTACGTCGCCGGCGCAGGTCCGGTCGGGCTCGCCGCAGCCGTCTCGGCACAGCTCCTTGGCGCGTCGGCGGTGCTGGTCGCCGACCTCAACCAGGACCGACTCGAGCAGGCCCGCAGGATCGGTTGCGAGACGGTGGACGTCTCGAAGGGTGATCCCCGCGACCAGATCGAACAGATACTCGGTGTGCCCGAGGTGGACTGCGGAGTCGACGCCGTGGGATTCGAAGCCCACGGTCACGGAAAGGATTCCGGGACCGAAGCTCCGGCCACGGTACTCAACTCGCTGATGGAAGTGACGGCGGCCGGTGGCGCGCTCGGTATTCCCGGCCTGTACGTCACCGGAGATCCGGGAGCCGGGGACGAGGCCGCCAAGATCGGCTCCCTGTCCATCCGGCTCGGGCTGGGCTGGGCCAAATCCCACTCCTTCACCACCGGACAGTGCCCCGTCATGAAGTACCACCGCGGCCTGATGAACGCCATTCTGGCCGACAAGGTCCACATCGGCGACGCCGTGAACGCCACCGTCATCGGCTTGGACGACGCACCCCGCGGCTACGCGGACTTCGATTCCGGAGTGGCCAAGAAGTTCGTCCTCGATCCGCACAATTCAACGGGTCGGGTCAAGGCCGCCTGA
- a CDS encoding GGDEF domain-containing protein: protein MERARQLELAWQDDHRGARVRVLTWMYLAGGVFCLLGAFASANPVRRVGPLAAIGAGAVLIAAALFVWGRRAPSWLMHGLVLLYSLDIALIAAISRTPAGVVAVGPVLMVAAMYCGAFCTTRALRVHMGLSSAAYLAGTGLSGITTAWVSVGVAIAVACAVAATLSNLAYQLHLRGATDALTGALHRSIWLQLARQELRRQPITIALLDLDNFKAVNDEHGHLVGDELLSTVARAWAAALGSDELLGRFGGDEFVVLMPGTSVEQANQRLAELRRVHEASWSVGLAQAQPGQDVTAVLAAADADLLHAKRLRHNPPGHDVLSNRRTIKSQRELRAAPTSAPPGRPAEAGRAPSGTGPLA from the coding sequence ATGGAACGCGCTCGTCAGCTCGAACTGGCGTGGCAAGACGATCACCGCGGCGCCCGCGTCCGGGTGCTGACGTGGATGTACCTCGCAGGCGGCGTCTTCTGTCTGCTCGGAGCCTTTGCCTCTGCCAATCCGGTGCGCCGGGTCGGTCCACTCGCTGCGATCGGTGCCGGCGCGGTGCTCATCGCGGCCGCCCTGTTCGTCTGGGGCCGTCGCGCCCCGTCCTGGTTGATGCACGGCCTGGTGCTCCTGTACTCACTCGATATCGCTCTCATCGCGGCCATTTCTCGTACCCCGGCCGGGGTGGTCGCGGTCGGCCCGGTGCTCATGGTGGCCGCCATGTACTGCGGCGCGTTCTGCACCACGCGGGCGCTGCGCGTCCACATGGGTCTCAGTTCGGCCGCGTATCTGGCCGGCACCGGCCTGTCCGGGATCACCACGGCGTGGGTCTCCGTCGGGGTGGCGATCGCCGTCGCTTGTGCGGTGGCGGCCACGTTGAGCAACCTCGCGTACCAGTTGCACCTTCGGGGCGCCACCGATGCTTTGACCGGCGCCCTGCACCGAAGTATCTGGCTCCAGCTCGCCCGCCAGGAACTCAGGCGCCAACCGATCACCATCGCGCTGCTGGACCTGGACAACTTCAAGGCGGTCAACGACGAGCACGGCCATCTGGTCGGCGACGAGTTGCTCTCCACCGTGGCGCGGGCATGGGCGGCTGCCCTGGGCAGCGACGAGTTGCTCGGCCGGTTCGGCGGTGACGAGTTCGTCGTGCTGATGCCCGGCACGTCCGTCGAGCAGGCCAACCAACGGTTGGCGGAGTTACGACGGGTCCACGAGGCGAGCTGGTCCGTCGGCCTTGCCCAGGCGCAGCCAGGCCAAGACGTCACCGCCGTTCTGGCTGCGGCCGACGCCGACCTGCTCCACGCCAAACGGCTCCGGCACAACCCGCCCGGGCATGATGTTCTCTCGAATCGCCGCACGATCAAGTCACAGCGAGAACTGCGAGCCGCTCCGACGTCTGCCCCTCCTGGGCGCCCGGCCGAAGCCGGACGGGCGCCCAGCGGAACGGGACCGTTGGCGTAG
- a CDS encoding C1 family peptidase — protein MPERSARNELRPRRIQRYGWVPDIPDARDLMFAAPEPVIRTLPRAMDLRPQMPAVYDQGQLGSCTANAIGGAFEFVQLKEGLPDLIPSRLFIYYNERLLEGTVDQDSGAMIRDGMKIIHKLGACSENTWTYEIEKFTAKPPDQAYTEALDHQVLVYRRVQQVLRQMQGCLAAGYPFVFGFTVYDSFESEEVAKTGVVPLPAPTESVLGGHAVLAVGYDDETQRFIVRNSWGPGWGMAGYFTMPYGYLTDASLAQDFWTIRIVETPAS, from the coding sequence ATGCCCGAGCGAAGCGCACGAAACGAACTGCGGCCACGGCGGATACAGCGTTACGGCTGGGTCCCCGACATTCCGGACGCCCGCGACCTCATGTTCGCCGCGCCCGAGCCGGTGATCCGGACCCTGCCGCGGGCAATGGATCTGCGGCCGCAGATGCCCGCGGTGTACGACCAGGGCCAGCTGGGCAGCTGCACCGCGAATGCCATCGGTGGCGCGTTCGAATTCGTCCAGCTCAAAGAAGGCCTGCCCGACCTGATTCCGTCGCGTCTGTTCATCTACTACAACGAGCGGTTGTTGGAGGGCACGGTCGACCAGGACAGCGGGGCGATGATCCGTGACGGCATGAAGATCATCCACAAGTTGGGGGCGTGCAGCGAGAACACCTGGACGTACGAGATCGAGAAGTTCACGGCGAAACCCCCCGACCAGGCCTATACCGAGGCGTTGGACCATCAGGTGCTCGTCTACCGGCGGGTGCAGCAGGTGCTGCGGCAGATGCAGGGCTGCTTGGCCGCCGGGTACCCGTTCGTCTTCGGATTCACCGTCTACGACAGTTTCGAGAGCGAAGAGGTCGCGAAGACGGGTGTGGTGCCGCTTCCGGCGCCAACCGAATCGGTGCTCGGCGGCCACGCCGTGCTGGCCGTCGGCTACGACGACGAGACGCAACGCTTCATCGTCCGCAACTCCTGGGGTCCGGGCTGGGGCATGGCCGGCTACTTCACCATGCCGTACGGCTATCTCACGGACGCGTCGCTGGCGCAGGACTTCTGGACGATCCGCATCGTCGAGACCCCGGCCTCCTGA
- a CDS encoding aminoglycoside phosphotransferase family protein, translated as MVRTLHSDEIPIDAELVRGLIRRAMPAYADEPVRRLPSTGSTNALFRLGKELLVRLPRQPGGSADIAKEATWLPVLGPLLPVSVPEVVGVFDADRFYPEQWSVVRWIDGTHPEVVDPGTATDPRRQVLAANLAAVLRAFRRAEVSTQAVRDPRLRSYRGRALTTMDEATRENIERCRSLEGFGFDLDAAEQIWGQAMQLPETGGTDPCWYHGDLAAENLLVRDETLIAVLDFGGLSIGDPTVDLVVAWEILDPPAREAFRRQTGVDDLTWLRGRALALSITLMIWYYWTTMPGRRARCMAVGQNVLMDAGYPV; from the coding sequence GTGGTTCGAACTCTGCATTCCGACGAGATTCCGATCGACGCGGAACTGGTACGTGGCCTGATCCGGCGAGCGATGCCGGCCTACGCGGACGAGCCGGTGCGGCGTCTGCCATCGACCGGTTCGACGAACGCATTGTTCCGTCTCGGGAAAGAGCTCCTCGTGCGGCTGCCGCGCCAACCCGGCGGATCGGCCGACATCGCCAAGGAAGCCACCTGGCTCCCGGTTCTGGGGCCGCTGTTGCCCGTCTCGGTCCCCGAGGTGGTGGGTGTGTTCGATGCCGACCGCTTCTATCCGGAGCAGTGGTCGGTGGTCCGTTGGATCGACGGCACACACCCCGAGGTGGTCGACCCGGGGACCGCGACCGACCCGAGGCGCCAGGTGCTGGCGGCGAACCTGGCCGCCGTCCTGCGGGCCTTCCGCCGGGCCGAGGTGTCCACCCAGGCGGTCCGCGACCCACGTCTGCGGTCCTACCGTGGCCGGGCGCTGACCACGATGGACGAGGCGACGAGAGAGAACATCGAGCGTTGCCGATCTCTGGAGGGCTTCGGTTTCGATCTCGACGCCGCTGAGCAGATATGGGGGCAGGCCATGCAGCTGCCCGAAACAGGCGGCACGGACCCGTGTTGGTACCACGGCGACCTGGCCGCCGAGAACCTACTGGTCCGTGACGAGACTCTGATCGCGGTCCTGGACTTCGGGGGCCTGTCGATCGGGGACCCCACCGTCGACCTGGTTGTGGCCTGGGAGATTCTTGATCCTCCGGCCCGAGAGGCCTTTCGACGACAAACCGGTGTGGACGACCTGACGTGGTTGCGGGGCCGGGCCTTGGCGCTCTCGATCACCCTGATGATCTGGTACTACTGGACGACCATGCCGGGCCGACGGGCCCGCTGCATGGCGGTGGGTCAGAACGTCCTGATGGACGCGGGTTATCCGGTGTGA
- a CDS encoding MFS transporter, whose product MAFTLRQAVAAISPILGDIRVDIPISDIDVGWLGTLPPILFAASGFMAPRVGRSIGLDGGVVLALVLITTGHLVRALAPGFAALLVGSIIAFVGTGIGNVLLPSVVRRYFPDRVALLTAVYACIVGVSTAVPAALAAPVAELSSWRFSLGIWSVSSIVALVPWLLIIARERRRRLSDAVAVESPPPAIVTRLWRSRVALSITVVFSTSAICTYAGFAWLPEILVDIAGSTPTEAGVMLAVTGIISVPGALVTPLLVARLRNVGWLIAAGSASFVLGYLGLLLAPGSLILLWVLLIGMGSILFPVSLVLINSRTRTHGGTVALSGFAQGVAYALGGLGPLLVGLLHDVTGAWTLPLLFLLAVALVATIPAITLAKPAFVEDELAQPLRSGARGLVRRP is encoded by the coding sequence GTGGCCTTCACCCTGCGCCAGGCGGTGGCGGCGATATCGCCGATACTCGGCGACATCCGCGTGGACATCCCGATCTCGGACATCGACGTCGGATGGCTCGGCACCCTGCCGCCCATCCTGTTCGCGGCGTCCGGGTTCATGGCGCCGCGCGTCGGCCGGAGCATCGGTCTCGACGGCGGTGTCGTGCTCGCCCTTGTGCTCATCACCACGGGCCACCTCGTCCGCGCATTGGCTCCCGGATTCGCGGCGCTGCTCGTCGGCAGCATCATCGCGTTCGTCGGCACGGGCATCGGCAACGTGCTGCTGCCCTCCGTCGTCCGGCGGTACTTCCCGGACCGAGTCGCCCTGCTGACCGCGGTCTACGCCTGCATCGTTGGCGTGAGCACCGCCGTGCCGGCCGCCCTCGCGGCGCCGGTGGCCGAGCTGAGCAGTTGGCGGTTCTCGCTGGGCATCTGGTCGGTGTCCTCGATCGTGGCGCTCGTTCCGTGGCTTCTCATCATCGCGCGGGAGCGCCGCCGGCGCCTCTCCGACGCCGTCGCCGTCGAGTCACCACCGCCCGCCATCGTCACGCGCCTGTGGCGATCACGCGTGGCCCTGTCGATCACCGTGGTGTTCTCCACCAGCGCGATCTGCACGTACGCGGGTTTCGCCTGGCTCCCCGAGATCCTCGTCGACATCGCCGGGTCCACCCCGACCGAGGCCGGCGTAATGCTCGCGGTGACCGGCATCATCAGCGTGCCGGGCGCGCTCGTCACGCCGCTGCTCGTCGCCCGGCTACGCAATGTCGGCTGGCTGATCGCCGCCGGCAGTGCGAGCTTCGTGCTCGGCTACCTCGGGCTGCTGCTCGCCCCCGGATCGCTCATCCTGCTGTGGGTCCTGCTCATCGGGATGGGGTCGATCCTGTTCCCGGTCAGCCTGGTGCTCATCAATTCGCGCACGCGCACCCACGGCGGCACGGTCGCGCTCAGCGGCTTCGCTCAGGGCGTGGCGTACGCGCTCGGCGGGCTCGGTCCGCTGCTCGTGGGGCTGCTGCACGACGTGACCGGTGCGTGGACCCTGCCGCTGCTGTTTCTGCTCGCTGTCGCCCTCGTGGCGACCATCCCGGCGATCACGCTGGCCAAGCCCGCGTTCGTCGAGGACGAGCTCGCCCAACCGCTCCGCTCGGGTGCGCGGGGTCTCGTCAGGCGGCCTTGA
- a CDS encoding MFS transporter translates to MDIASKPGKRVSGREGGKQPRPALMLALATLGFAVNFWAWALLSPLGPSFKESLHLSAFQQALLVAVPVVVGSLGRIPIGALSDRFGGRVMFPLVSAATIVPVLYLGLFGHSTLVALLVGGFFLGIGGTAFAVGVPFVSSWYPPARRGLAIGIFGAGMGGTAVSALTTVKLAKAHGLATPFLVMAGVLAVYAVVAWVVLRDAPGRVIPSEPLSTRLAATFRLPVTWQASLLYAVAFGGYVAFSVYLPTYLKTGYGLAQADAANRMAGFVLLAVLMRPVGGWLSDRIGPTRVLGAALAVVTVGAAVQAFTPSLSPLGTIAFLAMAGALGAGSGAVFAFVALRAAPNTVGSVTGVVGAAGGLGGFIPPLVMGGLYGAYGSYGLGLALLALVAAASAVFTATVVTRALRTSTPIPHA, encoded by the coding sequence ATGGACATCGCGTCGAAGCCAGGCAAGCGAGTCAGCGGGCGCGAGGGCGGCAAGCAGCCGCGACCGGCTCTGATGTTGGCCTTGGCCACGCTCGGTTTCGCCGTCAATTTCTGGGCTTGGGCCCTCTTGAGTCCGCTCGGGCCAAGTTTCAAGGAGAGCCTTCATCTCAGCGCCTTCCAACAGGCGCTCCTGGTGGCCGTGCCGGTCGTCGTGGGCTCCCTCGGGCGGATTCCGATCGGTGCTTTGAGCGATCGGTTCGGTGGGCGGGTGATGTTTCCGCTGGTTTCCGCGGCGACGATTGTTCCAGTCCTGTACCTGGGATTGTTCGGGCATTCCACCCTGGTTGCCCTGCTGGTCGGCGGATTCTTCCTGGGTATCGGGGGCACCGCGTTCGCCGTCGGGGTGCCGTTCGTCAGCAGTTGGTACCCGCCGGCCCGGCGCGGCCTCGCGATCGGGATCTTCGGTGCGGGCATGGGCGGAACTGCGGTCAGCGCCTTGACCACGGTGAAGCTGGCGAAGGCCCACGGACTGGCGACTCCGTTCCTCGTGATGGCCGGCGTCCTTGCCGTCTACGCGGTGGTGGCGTGGGTGGTACTGCGTGACGCGCCGGGTCGGGTCATTCCGTCCGAACCGCTGTCCACCCGGTTGGCGGCGACGTTCCGGCTACCGGTGACGTGGCAAGCCTCGCTGCTGTATGCCGTGGCCTTCGGCGGGTACGTGGCCTTCTCCGTCTATCTCCCGACGTATCTCAAGACCGGTTACGGTCTGGCGCAGGCCGATGCCGCGAACCGAATGGCCGGGTTCGTCCTGCTGGCGGTTCTGATGCGTCCGGTGGGTGGATGGCTGTCCGATCGGATCGGGCCCACCCGAGTTCTCGGTGCGGCGCTGGCCGTTGTCACGGTCGGCGCCGCCGTCCAGGCTTTCACCCCGTCCCTGTCACCGCTCGGGACCATCGCTTTCCTGGCCATGGCCGGTGCGTTGGGGGCCGGTAGCGGCGCCGTCTTCGCCTTCGTCGCGCTGAGGGCAGCACCGAACACGGTCGGTTCCGTGACCGGTGTCGTGGGCGCCGCCGGCGGTCTCGGCGGTTTCATCCCACCGCTGGTCATGGGCGGCCTGTACGGCGCCTACGGCTCCTACGGGCTCGGGCTGGCCCTCCTGGCCCTCGTCGCTGCGGCGTCCGCGGTCTTCACGGCCACGGTCGTCACCCGGGCACTGAGAACCTCGACTCCGATCCCACACGCGTGA